gagcaggagagcttgaggatctggggaatctcacagaagaactggtccactgtgttgccttggcagaggggTATGGAGAATGTgttggcagtgtgcaggagagcatggagaaaaccactggcccaggcagctgctgccattttggcacaggctctgctgtccatgagtGTGCTATAGTGTAGGGGTGTGCAGATGGCAATGTAGTGCTCATAAGCCATGACTATGAGAAGACAATACTCTCCTCctaacaagaagagaaatagaaacatttgtgcaacacatcctgagtaggaaatggccctggtgtcccacagggaattcgccatggatttggggacagtggtggagatggtgccAAGGTCGAGGAGGGAGAGGTTCAGCAGGAAGAAGTATatgggggtgtggagggggTGGTCACAGGCTACAGCTGTGATGATGAATccgttgcccaggagggcagccaggtagatgcccaggaagagcgagaagtgcaagagctgcaggtcCTGTGTGTCTGtaaatgccaggaggaggaactcactgAGGGAGCTCCTGTTGGACATTTGTTCACATTAATCACAAGGGCtgttgaaaggagaaaagacattaaGAAGTTAGGAGAGACTTTTAtagaacaataaataaatagataaataaataaataaatttcttcttaaCAATCCCATATTGCTTCTCTCTTTATTGGGATGCCCTTTGTGCAGTTCCCTTCCTCCAGCTCTCATTTATGCTGGCTGAGTGCGTCATGAAGAGCAAAGACCTCTGCCCATGGTCCCAAGTGTCTGTCCTACTGTACCTGCAGGGGGTATGTGAGAATTCTGGTGACTCAGTCTGACATTAACAATTTCTGTTAAGTGAAATCCATTCCTCTTGTGGAAGGGTTTTGCAGCATCTTCACTCCCAATTCTAAACAATAAGAAttgcagaaatgtgttttgaggatctttttcatattattttctttgagatgcCCCTGTCACCCCTGGGAGTGCTCTTTAGAGCAGAAATCCTTGGCATTTCTACTCTGAGTCCTGAGAGGAAAACATCCACTGTCACTTGGAGTGGGAACATCTCACCTGCCTGTTAGTCTCATTCCCAGCTCTCCTGTGCTAACACCTCTTTGAGCTGGAGGATGATGTTACTCTAAAAAGAAACCAGACCCTGCTGAGAGCAGATGGATCCAGTGTCCAAGTGCAGATCTCCAAAATTCCCTCCCTTTCTGCAGGCACCAGAGGGAGGTCTCCACACTCCCCTTCTAGCCAAGCACCTCTGCAGCTTATTCATGGGTATCTCAGATATCACAGAGGTGTTCTGAGACAGCAGAGCCTTTCTAGAGGGCAGCTCGCAGCCCGGCAGGACACCACAGGGAAACTCTCCTTAAGGGAGAGTCAGCTCATTTCCCAGCCCCATGGACTGCATTTCCTGGGGCTCCACATGTCAACATCCAACCCCAGAGAGCCCAAGGACAAGAACAGGAGAAGCATGGAGGGGAAACAAGGATTAACAGTGTGATCCTGCTGCCAAGGgaggcaaggagagagagataGAGGGGCCAGACTTGGGAAAGCCTTCACCTTACCCAGCTGGGCATGCAGCCCGGCAGATGGTGTCATTGCAGGGCAGTTTTTCTCAGCCCCTTTGCTGGGCAGCATGAAACGGGCCTGAGGTATgcccttctcctctgctggaggtctggctgcaggggaggaggCTCATGGCCTGGACCCCATGGCTGTCAGGACAGAGGCTTTGCAGGGTGAGAGAGGAGACACAGGGGAGGAAGGTGCTCAGAGGAAGGTGCCTGGGAGCTCTCTCTCTGTCTTATGGTCTTTTCCCAGACAATTCTAACAGACCTCAACGCACCCTCTgggtgctcagctctgccctacagaaaTCTCCTGGATCAGGGCACTTTCCAGGGGCATCTCTCTGTATGCAGGTCCTAAGGAACAGGTCACATAAACCCTGGGGAGGTCAAAAATGTGATGTTGATGCTGTCTGGAGGCTAAGGTGAGGACTAAGCGGCTTGGAGAGATTTCTCATAGACCTATCAATCTCTCGGAGTGAAGGCTGTGGAGTCCCAGTTCCttgccaaaacagaaaacactttcattttttttctccctgacagAATTAGGGAGAAAATTGGAAGCACAGAGACCAGAAGAAAagctccttccctttcaagtaGCCCTTCTCCTGATCTGCCTCTTGAAAAGATCCCTTGGACATGTCCAGTGCCTGAGCTAGAGCTGTGAGCAGTCTTGACCCATGCGTCACCTCTCAACAGGAGAACAAATCTGACCCACTTTGGATCACTCCTCTCATCTAGAGCTTTGTCCCAAAGTAGCACAGTGAGCTCTTCAGGCAGGCTGAGCGCTAGCTCTTGCAGGCAGGAGATTcccaggcacacagcacccaggggctcaaggacactgctctgaatcacaAACCTGGGCAGACCTGTTTGCACACCCCCAGCTTCACACCCCTGCATCCATCCCTGGAAGAAGGGAGCAGCATTCCCTGTCCCTCTGACTGTGTGTAGCTGAATCCATGCTCTGAAGCATCTTATATGACTTCTTATGCCCTGAAGGAACCACAAGGATGTTCCTTAAAAAGTCTGTCAGCCAAGATAGCCTCATTTGGGCTGGGTTCAGGAGACCCCTCCAGGAACCTTCGTAGCATTGCCCTGCAGACCTACCGTATCAGGGGCTGGgaagatttctcccacaaggagctctcctctgtcctcccactcaaagctgcttttcacttctctctgcCTCGTCTCATctcatagcagcagcagcaggcagtgcctgGAGCCTTGCTGCTCctagcagagcagctgctcctggacagagCTCTCTCTGGGCAGTGCTGTCAGATTGCCATGAGCTCCCTCAGTCTCAGGAGCATGGCCCTGCTAAGGAGCAGGGGCCCAGCTGTAAGCATGAATTTCCCTGTCCCttgggctccctcctcctgggaaatgttctctgaaagagacaaaataatCACCAATACTTCCTCTCTAAGCACTGAGGAAAAGCTGATTCCAGCATTGCAAATTGTCTCATCAGAGGATGGTAACCTACAAGAGGTGGAAATGTCCCACACTGGAAGCCCCTATTCCTATCTCTTAACTAGGCAGGACTCCTTGATGGGATCAGGAAGGGAGTTCATTTACCCATGGTTCAGGTGTTGATTCAGAAGAGTCAGCTGAGGCATCTCATGGCAGTGTAGAAACCCTCAGGCTGGAATGGGATTCAGCTCCCTCCCATGAACTCTACAACACACAGGAGGTGGGATTCTGCTTGCTGAAGCTGAAGTGTGCACAACATAAGTGTCTGTGTGCAAACTCCTTGCCTAAGCTGTTGTAATCAGTGGAGGTGGAGAGTGGGAGTCAGTTACCTGGTAACACCTGGTGACAGTTACAGAGACAAAGGTGGTCCAAGGCATGTGCCAGTGTCTGTTTGCTCTGATGGAGCAAGGCAGAGACCTGCATCCTTCTAGAGCATGAGGTGGGGGCCAGGTGGGGAATTTCCTTGGACATCTGAAATGACTCTATTTCCCACTACTGTTAGAGCACCACCCACTACGACACAGAGACACACGGAGGTGCCCACAGTGCAAGCTGCTAATGTAATTCAGTGCAGACCCTTGATTTAATAAGATAAAACAGTCAGATAGGTCCATGTCAGATGCCTGGGGTTTGTAGCACAACCATCTCGGACAGGACAGCTATCCCTTTCAGAGTGGTTTCTGGGCAAACACTCCCGGTTATCTAAGGCTTTTCTACCTGTGCCCAGACCAATGAATCCCACCACTGCCTTTAGGGAAAGTCCATCCCATCTGCCTCCAAGCATGCTGCATaaatgggaggcacatcacaACAAGGTCTCCACTCTAGTCTCTGCACTCTCAAACcctgcttgccttcctccccCTCAACGTCATCTCACCCCTGGAGGGTTTGAACCAGGACTGGGCTAAAGATGACCTCAGGATGGCTGGATCAGaggctgcccaggcccagggACTTCTTCAGTGCCACCTTGTCCTGCCTGGAGATGGATTCCGTTCTGTCACAGGCCTCATATTGCTGCAGAGTCAGCTCAGGCATCAAACCTCTCTCCTGATGTTTAGACACAACTCGACTCTGTTTCTCCctggccttgggcactgcagtttttttttcttttagtgggAACCTTCTTTAATCATTCCATTGCTACCTGCTATCCATGCCAGCATGGTTCTGCTCTGAAGTGGGACCGTTGCACACACAGTGCCCTTGGCTCTTGGAAACAGGTTTTTACCATGATCGATCTTTTCTCAGTGCCACACCTGAGGCTCTGCAACCCAAATACGCATAAATGCATGCATCTTGGGACACAGTTAGGAGCATATGGAGATGCACAAGCTCTCACGGGCCTGAAACATCATTGGAATGACTAAGATGTGGTGAGATCACTCATGGGAGTGGAGGGCTGTGCTTGCAGAGTTCAAGCACTTCAGGAGAGACTGTCAAGGAAGATGAGAAGGGTGGATTCGCTTTATGTGAAGGGGAAGCTCAGATGTGTGGAGCTTTTGCATGGGATGGAGAAGGGTTTGGGTGAGAGCTTGTGGGTGAGCGACACTGTGAGGGTGACATCATGACGGGTGCTACAGACCCAATCAGGGTGAGGAGGTGGATGACATCTCCTGTTAGCCAAGTGAGAAAGTCTGTCCATCAGAGACCCTGGTTCTTCCTGGGGGGACTTTAAGCCTCCTGACATTCAATGGAAGGGCAAAGAGCAGAGCGCAAGCTGTCCAGGAGGTTTCTGAAGGGCATCAAGGACAACTCTTTCATACAGCTGCCAGATGGGCTGCTAAGAGTGATGCTTTCTTGTATCTGGAAATTTGAAACAGTGAAGAATGGATCAGAAATGGGATAGTAAGTGTCAGCCTCGTCTACTGTGACCATGAAAATGTGCATTCCTAGATCTTCAGGGAGGTGAGGAAGGACAGTAGCAGAGTACAGACCCTGGACTTCAGAGGAGCAGACACTGGCCAGTACCTGGGACTGATGGGAGGACCCATGAGATGCAGCTCTTCAGCTCCCGAGGCCACTAAGGCAGCATACCAGAAGcaaaaggagggagaagctgTAATGgaagaatttagaaatattgCCCAATAGGAATGATGTTAGGGAAGAAAAACTCTTGTAGGACTGACACTTGCAGGGGATGCCAAGGGCATAAAGATGAGCTACTACTGCTTCAGtgagaataaagaataaaaaggaaaaatgtggcCTCACTGCTAAATGGGACAGGGAATCTTGTAGCAGCAGATGCAGACAGGTCTGAGAACTCAGCCCCTTGTTAGCTCCTGTTTCCACAAGCAAGGTCTCCTGGGCTGTTATACCTTGAGTCAagactgcagaggagaaaaacaggcaacaATGGATGAAGTTAGTGAGGGATTTACTTGGGAGAACTCAGACTATACAAGTCAATGGGGTTGGATGGGCTGCATACAAGGACACTGTGAGAGCCGACTGCTGTCACTGCAAGGCCACTGGCTATCATCTTTGGAAGATTGTGGAGATGGGTGAGGTCTCAATGTCTGGAGAAAGGGAAACGTTATAGCCATCTTCAATAACGGCCACAGGAACAACCTGTGGAGCTGCAGGAAGTTCAGCCTCACTTTGGTGAGGTGTGAATCACGGAATGAATCCTCTCAGATCACATTTCCGGGAATATGATGGAGAAGACGCCTGGGAACCGTTAGAATGCATTTACCCACAGGAAATTGTACCTCACCAGTCTGACTATCTGCTATGAATAAAGAGCTGTATTTGTGGATGGAGAAGAATAAATGTCTTTTCCCAAAACTTTAGCAAGGTgtttgacattgtctcccacAGTATTCTTGCATGCACATCAGAATGTTTCAGTCTAAAAGAGCAGACAACTGGATGGGTAAAAAGCTGCTTGGTTGGTTAGGCTCGGAAGGCAGTGGTGAATGGGTAGTACTCTTCCTGGAGGCCATGGAGAGGAGGAGCACCACAGGGTCTCTCCAGGAACTTGTACTGTTTATTAATGACACAAAGCAGGCAACAATCGTCATGCTTGTAGGTGATCTCAGACTGGGGATGTGGTGGGGGGGCAGCCATATTCTTGAGGGcagccattcagagggacctggacaggcaggaggaatgGGCTGTCAGGCATCTCAGGGAATTCAGGCACCTCAGGGAATTCAACAAGGCCAAATGCCAGGTCTTGCACGTGTGATAAACCAACATCCGGTAGTGTTACAGACTGGGGCCAAAgtgcctggagagcagctccgtGAGAAAGGACCTGAAGGTTCTGGTGAACAGAGGCAAAACAGGAGCTAGTAGCAttccctggcagcaaagaaggccaaaagCATTGTGGGCTGTATGACCAGGAGCACAGCCAGGAGGTCGAGGTGAATGATGATTGCCTTCTAGTTATGATTCATTAGGCCACATCTAGAACACTGCATCCACTTTTGGCTtcccaggaaaagaaagagattggTAACTGGGAGCAAATTTGGCTGAGGGCCTTCAAAATAGTCTGGCAGCTGGGGCACTTGCTCTGTGGAGAAGCATTGGAACGGAttgccagagaggctgtgcagtgtCCTCCCTTGGAGGTTTCCAAGACCAGACTGGATGAAGACCAGAGCAATATGGTCTAACCTCAGAactgatcctgctttgagcaaggcGATTGGGCTAGGGACCTGCTGAGGTCCCTTCTAGCCTGAAGGAGTCCATGAATCTTCCCATTCTTGATCTTCCCTTATTGATATCAGGGAAAGTACCAAGGTACCCTGTGACAGTGGAAGAAGGCCAACTTTCCTGTCCTCCTCCCGTCAGAAATATTCAAATGCAGGGCTTCTTGGCAGGAATCCCCCAAAAGCCCTGATCAATCCTTTGCTTCgcttttaatttcctcatctttttttctttcccttctttcatgTTTGTCTCCTCTACCACTTGCGTCCCTTCCCATACAGTCCACCCCTGCTTACCCTCCATCTATTGTCTATGGtgttggtggtggtgatggAGTGGTTTTGTTCTCTTATGTTTTGACACAGAAGAGCTTCAGTCCTAAAGGATCTTGAGAAACTTGGGTGATTCGGACAACAGATACCTCATGAAGATTTAAAAGAGAAGTGTCAGGTGCTGTGCCTAGGTGGGAATAATTCCATCCATGAGGAGAGACTGAAGGACCTGGGCATCTTTAGCCTGGTGAAGTTGAGGCCAAGGGCAGTAGAACAGTAGCCTGTGACTGCTTGAAGGGTGCTTTCAGAGATGAGGGAGCGTTTCTTCATAGTGGGAAACAgcatgagaagcagaaaaagacacaaacagcagcttgtggGGTTTAGATgtcacttttggaaaaaaaatcccttgaaGGCTAGTGTTGTGGTGCTACAGGTCAACCAGAGGGAGTCTGTGGTGAATGCATGtctttgtgtttcaaggaaaagcaagtgaggACAGGAAGACATCAGGAGAGGTAGGGAGAGCCCCGGGTGAGAGCAAGTGGGGAAGCAGGCTGGGTGTGTacaggctgcagggaagcaggcGCAGGCATGGGAAAGCATAGGACAGGCTGTGGTGGAGATGGCTGAGGGCACTGCCGTGGCTGAAAGTCTCCAACAGAACTCAGGTCTCTGTCCCCTTGGATGTGGCTGATGCCTCTGTCACCAAGGTCCATGAGAAGGCACTGTTTCCATAAAGCACTGTGGCCTTGATGCCTCCTTGTCCCCTGTGAGCCCAGGAGCTGCCATATCATGGTTCTGCACTCCGCACTGTGCACCCCCACCCACAAACTGGCCCCAGGAAAAGCCCTAAGCAAAGCATGATGGAAGGATCAGCCTTCCCAGGGGAGTGGTGTCAGTGCCTGGTCACTCTGCTTGAGAGCACACATCAAGGTTGACTAGGCATCAGAGGCACCTGTACATTGCCTTTGCCTACCTGCAATCAGTGCCTCCAACCTTCTGCTCTAATCAGCCCCTGGGGAGGCTTGGTTGGTAACAACCCTCAGTGGGACCTGCTAATGCTCCAAGAAACTTGGGATTTGCTTCTGACTTTAACTTCTTGAGAGGTTTCTTCAGTCTGCTATCAGCACCTGAGGTTCATGGGCTAAAGACCTGAGGggtcattaaaatgcaaaatcgCCTAAGGAGCCATGCCTCTTTCCATAATTTTCAGCAGCTTCTCAGTTCTTCTCTGGCTAATTGGGGAGGTTTCACTGAGCATCTGGAAGAGAAAGATGTCTGCTCCTTAacctttctccagttttcaaaTTAAGGGATACCCACCTTCTCCAATTCACACTGACCCACAATGCCTCCTAATGAAGTCCGGATATgtagaaaaagcagtatttttgataAGAGGCAGGTATGGACAaccttcctccccacctccccagacctgccatttctctcatctgCCACTGGGGACATTCATCACTCTTGTTAAAATCTGACCTTTCTCCACATAACTCTGTAGCTGAATGCTACAGCTCATGTGCACCAgttcccacctgctttccttagaGAATTAGTTGCAAGCAGACACAGAAGGGATTTTCttaaaaccaaccaaacaaaattataatttgaaacagtttaataaaagctgaaagGCACTCCTCAATTGTATGGCAAGCCCAAGCTGCCTCCAGTGAGGTCCACTGCCCACAAGACATAATGAtccttgaaatgtttttgaCTGATGGGTAGGAAAGGATggactgaaacacagcaaaggAGCTGGCTAAAGAGACAATGAGACTCCTGAAAAATGACACAATCTACAGACTCCCAGAAGCTCGGAGCAGCAACTGGAGAGTTGAGAGGCATCAGAATGGATAAAGAGCAACCAGAAGAGTAAAACTGGGAAACTATGGGAAGTGCATATGCCCAGAGAGTCTGATGCAAGCTGATCAGCTTCactaaaatactgtatttataaatgGCCTAATTTGCACCAATCTCAGTGTTCCTCAGTTATAGTGATGTCTAAACATCTAGCCACTCTCCCTTTCCATTCCTTGCATGGTCGTGAAGTGCAGCTCCATTTGAGGTGATGACAGGGATGGAAATTATCTGACTCAGTGCCAGACCCTTTCAGTGCAGATGTCTCTGACTAACCCAGCTGTCTGGACTTCCCTTTCTACtcagtggaaagagaaatgttgtCCCACAGAGAGGTTTTGAGAGGCTTCTCTTGGTGACCAAGTGATATTCCAGAAAGGTTCCCATAGTTCCTGTCTCACATTTCTCAGCACCACATGGGAAGACAGCTCCACAGGGCACCTCAGGCAGTGATGGCCTCTCTGTGTCTGTAAGGGCCTTTGTGCAAAGTTCTCATCATTGGTTGAagtgtattgaaaaaaatagctctttgcaagaatggaaaaaaaaatcttgcttttcagaattttgcaTACACACTGGAAATCAGAGATTCCCAATGTCACTGCTCATACCTGCTCTTAATTCATTTAGCAGGATAAAAATTCTGGTTGGACTCCCTCAGCAGCTGGTGGAGGGTACAAGCCTATACTTAGGAAGCagtacaaagtcaaactccatgaCTACATCTACAGCCAACTGCCTGCTGCAGGTCTATATGCTGCTGGGACAGGCGGAACTTCTGAGTCAATTCCCAGTCCTGGTTAAGATGCTGGCCTTGCAGTTGCTCTGTCTCTAGTGGCATCACGAGGAATTTCCAAGCTATATGCCTGATGCTGCCTTATCAGGGACTCACAAAGAGACGTCCTCACAGTCACCACAACAGCCATGTGCCTGTCACAGGAATTGAGGAAAAGTCTGCAAGTAATTCTTGGTAATATCTCCTAACAGGAGGATTACATGGGAGCAGCGATCACGGAGCTGAAGATggcagggcctcatgtcccaggcagagagagaagccttcccacaacTCAGAAGTCTGCTCCCTTCCTCAATGCTGAACAGACCCAGCAAATCCTCCACACACTAAAGACAACAAGTACTCTTCTACTTTGTGCACTGACAGTTTGAGAAACGCAGGGAAGGACTCAGGCCAGGGCATCTCAGCTGgggaaaccagcagagccaggattCAGCAGCTCTTCACCCTGACCTGTGAGCAGGGCTAATGGTGAGTGGAGGACTACTTGCCCATCAGTTTCCAAGGCCCTGGAAAAGCCAAGCAGCTCCCAGGGACAGACCTACTCTGGAAAcaccctccaggctgctgccaggAGGGTCTCAGGGCCAAGCAAAAGGTCTGGAGCAACAGCAACAGTTGGGGCATGGCAGGACACATGGGGACAGCCACTCTCAGAGCACATCGTAAATGGAGTTTTCAGGACAACAGTGAACACGGGGAAAGACCCTGGTGAGGACACAAGCAGTCTGGTCAGATGCTGGCCAGGAGCTTGCAAatgcagcactgagcagcatGTGGGGATTGTGGTAGCCACAACAGCTCTGTGAAAGGCTTGAAAATGGGTCTCCAGCACCCAACAGAGGCAAAGCTTCCTGCCCCAAACCCTAACAGCCACCCTCACCAAGCTTGTTGGGGGCAGGCTGGCACATCTGGCTTGAAGGGCAGCTCCCCTCTGTCCCAGGTCACTGTGTCCCATGGTCATGGCTCCACCATGGAGCTGGAGCTCCTGAAGGAAagcagccctggggcagcaACGCTATCTCTGTCCCTGCCCCAGCATCAAGGCACCCACTGGCATCTGGATGCATCCATAGCCCTGCCTCCTCTGCTCATAGTCAGTCTCTCCCCCTCCAGGGTGCTCTCCCCAGGGCTAGACTGGGCTCGGCCCCATCATGTTGCTCCAAAGAACTGAGGAGCCTCAGGGATACGGGGCAGCCAGGGGGAGAGCAGGTCGGGGCCTGCCAGTGCTGGGCAGTGGAGGTGTGGGGCCAgaagggggctgggggagatgtCCCTGTTGGACTCCTACCAGCACTGCACATCTCggctcagagaaaaatggttgaGGGACTTGTGGGGTGGGGTTGGCACCTCCACCTGCTTCCAAGCTGCTCTCCAATACAGACTGTcctttgggtgcagaggtttgACCcctttttgcaggaggacagaggctgtggccctCTGAAGAGAAcatctctgagcccaaaacatgcacTGTCAAGTTGGAAGCATCAAAGGattcagaaggaagaaaggttctCCCTCAGAAGTAGATGACTTGGGGTTATTACAAGGTGCATCCATTTCCTATATCGGCACTTCTAGCAGGCTCTTGAGAGCCTACAGCATCTGCAGGACATCCAAGCCTGCAAGATAGAGGACCAATTTCCTGTCAGAGCCAGATCTGAAAGGTGTACCCATTCCCAGGGAAAGCTGGCCTTGGATTGCCCCCTGCCAAGAGGTGACAGAGCCAGCACACACgagccttggggctcagggcagcctcagccccaggcacactgggaacaaggaactgagATGTGGGCTGATGGTCTCAGTCCAGCAGTCCCTCGTCTTGCTAGCCCTCTTGCCCTCAGCTGATCTCTCTAGCTGGAGGGAAAGGATGCTCTTCCAGTCTCGTAACCCAGAACTCCTCTCCAATGTGTCTCTGCTCCTGTGCCTGTCAGTGAGGGACCCCAGtgtggccctgctgcctcctgttcCCACTCCTTGTCATGGAGCAACTCTGAagggcagtggtggggagcaTGACAGCAATGCCTGTGGCTTGCAGGAAAGTGAGGACATCCCTGTGGCACCAGGAAGACCTTCCTGTGATGTgtcacatcccactgtgacctcagctcatgtcatctgggggctcagtGGGTCATcaccatggagatggcacagccagagaaagaacagagggaTTTCCCCTCATGTTCTGGAGAGTAATCACCTCCACTCTCCCCAGTTACTTTCCAAAGCtgcaggaacatctccagatggtgccaaatgctgtgaaatattttaaatgaggcATTAGAGAGGTCAAGTCTCAAAGATGAGATCAAAGTCATGTGGTACCTCACATGACAGCACAAAGCATGATCAGGTGCTGAGATGCTTTTtgtgagcctcaaaactggctTCTCCTATGGGTGGCTGTTTTTGTAGCAGTAGAATACAGGACAAtaggggacaggaggcagccttcctccttgaggcaccaaagcaggctttGTTTCTAAAACTCCTCAGTAAGTTTTCTTGGTCTGCAGTACTTAAGATGGAGacaaaatgtcagaaaagagcaaacgCGCTCTTAATACACATCATCCATAGGGCTTTATCTGGGGTGCTGGTTCTTGCCAGTTTCCAAAGTAGTAGGGGAAAACAGGTAGCAAATCTAGGGAagttttcccattcttctttaattttgcccagttttgcttctgattgagcctggggaaagcagtttTCATCTCTGGACCTCTGTTGTTCCTTGGGCTTTTCCATGTCACCCTGGAGcagtgcttctcccctgggtacagTACCTGACACCCGGCATCCCCACGGTGTCCTGCCTCTCCTGAGAGCCTGTACTGCCTTGGCACCATGGATCTCTCACGACACCCTGGCTCTCTTGGGAGActgtgcagccctggctccctgaATCCTCTACATTTTTGACCCTGGGCTTCTGTGGACATGCCCacacactgcagtgctgctgtccagactctggtgcagagctggaaaggcAGTGCTGCACCTTCAgacctgcattttggctcattGAGGTGTTTGTGCAGtgaccagctcccagctctgcagctgctggaatTTGAGAACGTCTCTACAGCCAgccttcttgctcttcctcaTCTTTGCATTGTCCCAGGGCAAATCTTACAGAAGGGAGGCTCCATCCCCCTTGAATACCTCAAGTGATCACATAATCACAAATTCACAGAGTGGCTGAGCTTcgaagggacctccagagatcacctaatccaacccccctgctcaagaggggtcacccagagcatgctAGATAGGATTGTctccaggcgggctttgaa
This region of Rhea pennata isolate bPtePen1 chromosome 8, bPtePen1.pri, whole genome shotgun sequence genomic DNA includes:
- the LOC134143753 gene encoding olfactory receptor 14A16-like, producing the protein MSNRSSLSEFLLLAFTDTQDLQLLHFSLFLGIYLAALLGNGFIITAVACDHPLHTPIYFFLLNLSLLDLGTISTTVPKSMANSLWDTRAISYSGCVAQMFLFLFLLGGEYCLLIVMAYEHYIAICTPLHYSTLMDSRACAKMAAAAWASGFLHALLHTANTFSIPLCQGNTVDQFFCEIPQILKLSCSHSYLREVGLLVVSACLFFGCFIFIVVSYVQIFTTVLRIPSEQGRHKAFSMCLPHLTMVSLFVSTAFFAYLKPLSLSFPALDLVVAVLYSVVPPAVKPLIYSMRNKELKDALRKLIQWVQCQHQ